Proteins encoded within one genomic window of Aminivibrio pyruvatiphilus:
- the istA gene encoding IS21 family transposase has translation MSEFLTIVRAVYSGLSRRKVAAMHKVSRNTVSLYLRQARDQGWLTLEDLEKLDDITVSQGLSQIASPSRDASFRMPDFDYVHSELAKPHVTLKLLWEEYVEECRRNSERFYMETQFRRYYHKHAKVHKATIRLEHKPALTLEVDWAGTRIAFFDEESGKPEEASLFVAVLPCTRIIYAEPFRDEKLPSWISGHVHAFQYLGGVPKTIVPDNLKCGVKRANFYEPDLNRTYQEMAAHYGTVILPARVRKPKDKPSAENAVLIASRKIIAGLRNVQILSFADLQRHVRSGLEQVNSAPLAGKSESRWTSFLAEEKDFLLPLPQSPYEPAEWGKAKVQPNCHVAYQRKFYSVPFEYLGEEVDVRATRQTVELFYHHQRIASHRRLWGKEGYSTVNEHMPPDKLFFADWNRDRFLGWAGKTGDCTRRVVEAILDRAAIEQQAYRSCFGVMSLGEKFGSRRLERASGILLSRTPSPSYGQLKSILEKNLDVTESEQDVSMVPVEAMKKSSGRGFRRGADYFGGRGHA, from the coding sequence TTGTCAGAGTTTCTCACCATCGTTCGGGCCGTCTACAGCGGCCTGAGCCGGCGCAAAGTTGCGGCAATGCACAAGGTTTCAAGGAACACGGTGTCGCTGTACCTCCGGCAAGCCCGGGACCAGGGGTGGCTTACCCTGGAGGACCTTGAAAAACTGGACGACATCACCGTTTCGCAGGGGTTGTCGCAGATAGCCTCTCCGTCACGGGACGCTTCTTTCAGGATGCCGGACTTCGACTACGTCCATTCAGAGCTTGCCAAGCCCCACGTCACCCTGAAGCTGCTCTGGGAGGAGTACGTCGAAGAATGCAGGCGAAATAGCGAGCGCTTCTACATGGAGACGCAGTTCCGGCGGTACTATCACAAGCATGCCAAGGTGCACAAGGCTACCATCCGTCTGGAGCACAAGCCCGCGCTGACGCTCGAGGTCGACTGGGCCGGGACCAGGATTGCCTTCTTCGACGAGGAGAGCGGAAAACCGGAAGAGGCATCTCTGTTCGTTGCCGTCCTGCCGTGTACCCGGATCATCTACGCCGAGCCGTTCCGCGACGAGAAGCTGCCCTCCTGGATCTCCGGCCACGTCCACGCCTTTCAGTACCTGGGCGGCGTCCCTAAAACCATTGTGCCGGACAACCTGAAGTGCGGCGTGAAGCGAGCCAACTTCTATGAGCCGGATCTGAACAGGACGTACCAGGAGATGGCGGCCCACTACGGAACCGTAATACTGCCGGCCCGTGTCCGCAAGCCGAAGGACAAGCCGTCTGCCGAGAATGCCGTGCTTATTGCGTCCCGCAAGATAATTGCAGGGCTGCGCAATGTGCAGATACTGTCCTTCGCAGACCTGCAGCGGCACGTCCGTTCGGGTCTCGAGCAGGTCAACTCCGCTCCCCTGGCCGGGAAGAGCGAGAGCCGATGGACGTCCTTCCTCGCCGAAGAAAAGGACTTCCTGCTCCCGCTCCCCCAGTCCCCCTACGAACCGGCCGAGTGGGGGAAGGCCAAGGTCCAGCCCAACTGCCACGTCGCCTACCAGCGAAAGTTCTACTCCGTCCCGTTCGAGTACCTGGGAGAGGAGGTGGACGTCCGGGCGACCCGGCAGACGGTGGAGCTATTCTATCACCATCAGCGGATAGCGTCGCACAGGAGGCTCTGGGGCAAGGAGGGCTACTCCACGGTGAACGAGCACATGCCGCCCGACAAGCTCTTCTTCGCCGACTGGAACCGCGACCGCTTCCTGGGCTGGGCCGGTAAGACGGGCGACTGCACAAGGCGCGTCGTAGAGGCCATCCTTGACCGTGCAGCGATAGAGCAGCAGGCCTACCGCTCGTGCTTCGGAGTGATGAGCCTGGGAGAGAAGTTCGGCTCGCGAAGACTGGAGCGGGCCAGCGGAATACTTCTCTCCCGGACGCCTTCTCCTTCCTACGGCCAGCTCAAGAGTATCCTGGAGAAGAACCTGG